From the Brachyspira intermedia PWS/A genome, the window AAACTCCTGCTGGTCTTAGATGCATTCCGTTTTTACTTTTGATTGTAACTACATTTGTTAATGTCATTAGATATCCTGAGAATTTATTATATACATATTATAATACATTTATTTATATTTTTCAAGATTTTTTTATATAGTAAACATTAATTTAGTAAAAAATAGTTTTAAAATTTGTTCATAATTCCCGCCCTTTATATTTATGGCTAATTTATGAAATCATCATCTAATGATCTTTTTTACTATTTTTTTACATTATAGCATCCCACCCTAGTTTTTATTAAATTTATAATCTCTTTAACGCACGGTTAGCTTATTATTATATTTTATGAAATTTGAATTATAAATAAGCCTTATTTTTTAGCTTCATTCTGCGTGCGGTGAATAAAGTTTTTAATTTGATTTTCTAGTAAAAATTCTAAATTTAAAAATCGCTTGGGTGGGCATGCTTTTTCTTTTGTAACTGTAATGAATAATAAAATTTGATGTTTAAATTTAAGCAGTAAATATTAAAGGGTGGGGAATGTAAGAAAATTTATTTATTAATATTTAATACCAGTAAAACCTTTTTTTATATAGAATTTATGTTATAATATTTTAACTTTTTTAAAAGGATTTTTTATGGCTAATAATTCTATAGAAATAAGAGGTGCTAAAGAGCATAACCTTAAAAACGTATCACTTTCAATACCTCATAAAACCCTAACTACTTTAACAGGAGTATCAGGAAGCGGAAAAAGCTCTCTTGCATTCGATACTATTTTTAAAGAGGGACAAAGAAGATATTTAGAATCATTATCAGCTTATGCAAGACAGTTTTTAGGTGTTATGGCTAAGGCTGATGTTGAACATATAGAAGGATTATCTCCTACTATTTCTATAGACCAAAAAAGCGTAAATAAAAATCCTCGTTCTACTGTAGGTACCGTTACAGAAATATATGACTTTTTTAGATTACTATTTGCAAGACTCGGAATTCCTTACTGCTCTAAATGCGGACATAAAATTTCTAAACAAAGCGAAGACCAAATAGCACAAAGTGTTTTAAGAGAGTTTGCAGAAAAAAGAATTTTAGTACTCGCCCCTATTGTAAGAGATAGAAAGGGAGAGTATAGAAAAGAAATTGAAGAAGTTAAACTTGCAGGATATCCTAGAATAAGAATTGATAATATAGTTTATAAATTCGATGAAGATGAAATACCAGAACTTAAAAGATATGAAAAACATACTTTAGAAATAGTTATAGATAGAATAAAAGTTGAAGATAAATACTTGTCAAGAATCACCGATGATATTGAGAGAGCCATAAGAATAACAAAAGGTTTAGTAGCATTCTATGAAGAACATGAAAAAAGTGAGGAAGTATTAGAAACAGACACTCCAGAAAATGCTGAAGAAGATACAAAAACAAAAAAGAAAAAAATAAAAATGAGTAAGCAGTTTGAAATAGATAAATATTATAAATTATATACTACTGAAAGATCTTGTGCAAACTGCGGACACTCTATTGCAGATATTGAGCCTAATTTATTTTCATTTAATAACCCTATGGGAGCATGTACTGTTTGCGGAGGTCTTGGAGTTGAGCATGTATTCACTGAGAAGCATATTGTAAAAGATGAAAATTTAAATATTTATGAAGGGGCTTTATCATGTTTTGTAGATGATCATATCGGTTTTGATATGGAATATGGTACTGATGAACTTGAAGTGATTGCAAAGACTTATAAAATAGATTTAAAAAAGCCTTGGAAAGATTTAACTAAAACAGAAAAGAAATATTTACTTTATGGTACTGATAAAGAAGTAAAATGGAGAAAAAGATTCTGGTATCATAGCAAACTTGTTGAAGAAAGAGTGCCTGGAATTTTAGACAGATTAAAATATGATTATGAAACTTATAAAAATAGTTATTATGCTAATTTTATGGACGAAGTTCAATGTCCTAAATGTAAAGGCAAAAGAATTAATGAAGATGCTTTGTCAGTAAAATTCAATGGAAAAACTATAGCAGATTTTTCTTCAATGACTATAGAAGATTTATATGATTATTTTACTAAATTAAAATTAAAACCAAATGAAGAAGTGATCGGTTCACCTATAGTAAAAGAAATTATTTATAGATTAACATTTTTGGTGAAAGTTGGATTAACTTATCTCACAATAGAGCGTTCCTCACCTACTCTTTCAGGCGGAGAATCTCAAAGAATAAGATTAGCATCTCAAATAGGAAGCGGACTTGAAGGGGTACTATATGTACTTGACGAACCTTCAATAGGTTTGCATCAATCAGACAATAAAAAATTAATTGAATCATTAAAAACATTAAGAGATAAAAATAATACTGTCATAGTGGTAGAGCATGATAAAGAAACTATGGAAGAATCAGATTATTTAATTGATATAGGTCCTAATGCTGGTGTCAATGGCGGTGAGGTTGTAGGCATTGGTGATTATGAAGAGTTTATAAAGTCTGATAGATCTTACACTGCTAAATATTTACGCGGCGATGATGATATAGAAATTCCTAAACAAAGACGTGAAGGAAACGGAAAGTTTTTAAAAGTAATTGGAGCAAATCAATTTAATCTTAAAAATATAGATGTTCAATTTCCATTAGGATTATTCATTGTAGTTACAGGACTTTCAGGAAGCGGTAAATCTACTTTAGTTGAAAATATTTTAATGCGTGCTTTGCATAATCATTTTTATGGTAAAACTTTAACTCCGGGAAGCCATGAAAGAATAGAAGGTCTTGAAAATATTGACAAAGTTATAGAAGTTGATCAATCTCCTATCGGAAGAACACCAAGAAGTAATCCGGCAACTTATACAAAAGTTTTATCACCTATAAGAGATTTATTTGCAGCTACTAAACTTGCTAAAATGAGAGGATACGATAAAGGAAGATTTTCATTCAATGTGAAAACCGGAAGATGTCCTACTTGTGAAGGTGCAGGAGTCATAGAATTAGAAATGCAGTTTCTTTCCAATGTATTAGTGCCTTGCGAAGAATGCGGAGGAAAGAGATTTAATGCAGAAACTTTAGATGTTAAATATAAAGACAAAACTATTTATGATGTTCTTGAGATGAGTGTATCAGAAGCCATTACATTTTTTGACGGTATAACTTCTATCACAAGAATATTAAAAATAATGGAAGATATAGGACTTGGATATATTAAATTAGGTCAGCCTTCCACTACACTTTCAGGAGGAGAAGCTCAAAGAATAAAATTAGCAAGCGAACTTCATAAAATATCCACAGGGAATACTTTATATATATTAGATGAGCCTACTACAGGACTTCATTTTGAAGATATAAAGAAATTATTAAAAGCATTAGACGGACTTGTTGAGAAAGGCAATACTGTTTTAGTTGTAGAGCATAATTTGGACGTTATTAAATGTGCTGATCATATTATAGATATGGGACCTTTAAGCGGAGATAAAGGAGGCAGAGTTGTTGCTGAGGGTAAGCCTGAAGATATAATTAATGTAAAAGAATCTCTCACAGCAAAAGAACTTAAAGAAATATTAAAGCCTTCAAAAAAGAAAAAAGAGAATATCATAACAGAAGAAACAAAAAAAGAAGAAAATACTTCATTAATAATAAAAGGTGCTAATAAACATAATCTTAAAAATATAAGCTTGACACTTCCTAAAAACCAAATCAATGTTATTACAGGAGTATCAGGAAGCGGAAAAACTTCTCTTGCATTCGATACTATATTTAAAGAAGGTCAAAGAAGATTTGTTGAATCGCTTTCTACTTATGCAAGAAGATTTTTAGGAAGATTTGAAGATGCTAATGTTGAAAAAATAGAAGGATTAGCTCCTGCAATTGCAATAGATCAGAAGAATGTAAGCAGGAATCCTCGTTCTACTGTGGCAACTGTTACAGAAATTTATGACTATTTCAGATTAATTTTTGCTAGAGTTTCTAAACCTCATTGTCCTCATTGTAATGATAAAAATACTTTAAAAGCTGAAACTCCTTCTATACTTGCAACTGAAATTGTTGATACTATGGATTTGCATAAACTTGTTATAATATCTCCTTTATATCATAGCTCATTCAATCATAGATTCACTTTTGATGATAATGATGCAAAAGATATTAAAAAGATTATAGAAAAAACCAGAGAAGCTGGATATGTAAGAATGCAGATCAATAATAATGATTATGTTATAGATGATATTACAGAAGAAGATATTAAAGAATTGTCTAAAGAAGAAATATATTCTGTAGGTATAGTAATTGATAGGATTGTTGTTGGAAAAGATAAAAGAGCTAGAATTGCAGATGCTATTGACAGAGCAATGGATTTATCAAATGGAGTAGCACATATAAAAGCCTCTCATGGAATAATAGTAAAAGAAAGTTTCCATACAAAATTTCCTGCTTGTTTGCTTCATGGAATTTTATTTGATTTTGAAGTTACACCAAGACATTTTTCATTTAATTCACATTGGGGATATTGTGAAGAATGTAAAGGACTTGGAAGTAAACCTACATTCAGCATAGATTTAGCAATAAAGGATAGCACAAAACCTTTATTTGACGGTGCATTAGATACAGCTATCCATAATATGTTTTCTACTCCGGGAAAGCATTATACTGATTCTTTAATGAGATTTTTAAGAAGAAGTGGAATAACAAAAAAAGATTTATATGAAACTCCTTTCAATGAGCTTGACAAAAAAGTTATTGATGCCTTTTTCTTTGGAGGAGATTATTCTGTAGGTAATGTTATTACTGCATGGCATTCTAATAATGATGTTACAAGCGAAGATTATTCAGAATGGAAGGATCAATCTCTTGGTAAATTCTTTATTGATGAAGAATGCAGTTCTTGTCATGGAGAAAGATTAAACGAAATAATAAGATCCTATACTATACAAAATAAAAATATAAGCCAAGTATGTGCTATGACAGTTGAAGAAAATATTCATTTCTTTGATGAACTTCCAAATCTTTTAACAGAAAGAGAAAATACTATATCAAAAGAAGCTATAAAAGAAATTAGAACAAGATTAAGTTTCTTAGATAAAGTAGGACTTGGATATTTATTCTTAAGCAGAAAATATGCAACTCTTTCAGGCGGAGAGGCACAAAGAATAAGACTTGCTAGTCAATTAGGTTCTAAACTTACAGGAGTACTTTATGTATTAGATGAGCCTACTGTTGGACTTCACCCAAGAGATACAAATCATTTGCTTGATACATTAAAAGAATTGAGAAATTTAAAAAATACTCTTGTAATAGTAGAGCATGACAGAGATACTATGAAAGCAGCGGACAATATTGTAGATATGGGGCCTTATGCTGGTGCTTTCGGAGGTGAAGTAGTTTTCCAAGGTAAATACGATGATATATTAAAAGATGATAATTCGCTTACAGGAAATTATTTAAGTGAAAGAAAAAAAGTATTTGAAAAAACTGCTGTAAGAAATGAAGAAACTGAATGCATAAAATTAAAAAATGTTTCAACAAACAATTTAAAAAATATTGATGTTGATATACCATTAAAAAAGATAGTAGTTGTTACTGGAGTATCTGGAAGCGGTAAGTCATCATTGATAATAGACACTCTCTACCCTGCTCTAAAAAAACGCAGACTAAATCAATATTCAAAATTTGAAAGCGTTGAAATACCTAGCATTGTTTCGGATACTATATTAGTTGATCAAATTTCAATAGTTGGTTCTATT encodes:
- the uvrA gene encoding excinuclease ABC subunit UvrA, with product MANNSIEIRGAKEHNLKNVSLSIPHKTLTTLTGVSGSGKSSLAFDTIFKEGQRRYLESLSAYARQFLGVMAKADVEHIEGLSPTISIDQKSVNKNPRSTVGTVTEIYDFFRLLFARLGIPYCSKCGHKISKQSEDQIAQSVLREFAEKRILVLAPIVRDRKGEYRKEIEEVKLAGYPRIRIDNIVYKFDEDEIPELKRYEKHTLEIVIDRIKVEDKYLSRITDDIERAIRITKGLVAFYEEHEKSEEVLETDTPENAEEDTKTKKKKIKMSKQFEIDKYYKLYTTERSCANCGHSIADIEPNLFSFNNPMGACTVCGGLGVEHVFTEKHIVKDENLNIYEGALSCFVDDHIGFDMEYGTDELEVIAKTYKIDLKKPWKDLTKTEKKYLLYGTDKEVKWRKRFWYHSKLVEERVPGILDRLKYDYETYKNSYYANFMDEVQCPKCKGKRINEDALSVKFNGKTIADFSSMTIEDLYDYFTKLKLKPNEEVIGSPIVKEIIYRLTFLVKVGLTYLTIERSSPTLSGGESQRIRLASQIGSGLEGVLYVLDEPSIGLHQSDNKKLIESLKTLRDKNNTVIVVEHDKETMEESDYLIDIGPNAGVNGGEVVGIGDYEEFIKSDRSYTAKYLRGDDDIEIPKQRREGNGKFLKVIGANQFNLKNIDVQFPLGLFIVVTGLSGSGKSTLVENILMRALHNHFYGKTLTPGSHERIEGLENIDKVIEVDQSPIGRTPRSNPATYTKVLSPIRDLFAATKLAKMRGYDKGRFSFNVKTGRCPTCEGAGVIELEMQFLSNVLVPCEECGGKRFNAETLDVKYKDKTIYDVLEMSVSEAITFFDGITSITRILKIMEDIGLGYIKLGQPSTTLSGGEAQRIKLASELHKISTGNTLYILDEPTTGLHFEDIKKLLKALDGLVEKGNTVLVVEHNLDVIKCADHIIDMGPLSGDKGGRVVAEGKPEDIINVKESLTAKELKEILKPSKKKKENIITEETKKEENTSLIIKGANKHNLKNISLTLPKNQINVITGVSGSGKTSLAFDTIFKEGQRRFVESLSTYARRFLGRFEDANVEKIEGLAPAIAIDQKNVSRNPRSTVATVTEIYDYFRLIFARVSKPHCPHCNDKNTLKAETPSILATEIVDTMDLHKLVIISPLYHSSFNHRFTFDDNDAKDIKKIIEKTREAGYVRMQINNNDYVIDDITEEDIKELSKEEIYSVGIVIDRIVVGKDKRARIADAIDRAMDLSNGVAHIKASHGIIVKESFHTKFPACLLHGILFDFEVTPRHFSFNSHWGYCEECKGLGSKPTFSIDLAIKDSTKPLFDGALDTAIHNMFSTPGKHYTDSLMRFLRRSGITKKDLYETPFNELDKKVIDAFFFGGDYSVGNVITAWHSNNDVTSEDYSEWKDQSLGKFFIDEECSSCHGERLNEIIRSYTIQNKNISQVCAMTVEENIHFFDELPNLLTERENTISKEAIKEIRTRLSFLDKVGLGYLFLSRKYATLSGGEAQRIRLASQLGSKLTGVLYVLDEPTVGLHPRDTNHLLDTLKELRNLKNTLVIVEHDRDTMKAADNIVDMGPYAGAFGGEVVFQGKYDDILKDDNSLTGNYLSERKKVFEKTAVRNEETECIKLKNVSTNNLKNIDVDIPLKKIVVVTGVSGSGKSSLIIDTLYPALKKRRLNQYSKFESVEIPSIVSDTILVDQISIVGSIRSTLVSYSKVFDKIRNIFAKTPTAKAKAFAPGRFSYNGKEGRCNICEGKGIRKIAMHFLSDMEIVCEACGGKRYNDETLSVRFKSLNIAEVLELTVDEAIEFFDFDKSIVKTLSIMSEVGLGYIKLSQRLDTFSGGELQRLKLATELAKKQGDEHIVYILDEPTTGLHFDDVNKLLIALNKLVEKGHSVIIIEHNPDVIKAADYIIDLGLEGGTNGGEIIAKGTVDQILEMKKGYTWKYI